The following proteins are co-located in the Bacillus pumilus genome:
- the hisS gene encoding histidine--tRNA ligase, translating to MSFNIPRGTQDILPGESERWQYVEQIARDTCAAFQYKEIRTPIFEHTELFARGVGESTDIVQKEMYTFEDKKGRSITLRPEGTASTVRSYVENKLFAQPAQPTKLYYIGPMFRYERPQTGRYRQFYQFGIEAIGSKDPAIDAEVISLAMSVYEKAGLSNLKLVINSLGDKESRADYRKALVEHFEPRIDEFCHDCQIRLHQNPLRILDCKKDRDHELMETAPSIQDYLNEESRTYFEKVKQYLTDVGIDYVVDPNLVRGLDYYNHTAFEIMSNAEGFGAITTLAGGGRYDGLVEGIGGPESPGIGFAMSIERFLSAIDAENIELPLQDGIDLYIAALGDQAKDYAVSLLNRLRKEGISSEMDYTGKKLKAQFKSADRLKAKFIAVLGEDELAQQIVNVKDTTTGEQIEVKLDELIQMMKAHQKA from the coding sequence ATGAGTTTTAATATTCCAAGAGGCACACAGGATATTTTACCTGGAGAGTCAGAACGCTGGCAGTATGTTGAACAAATAGCGAGAGATACATGTGCAGCCTTTCAATACAAAGAAATTCGCACACCGATTTTTGAGCATACGGAGCTGTTTGCACGAGGAGTAGGCGAATCAACCGATATCGTTCAAAAAGAGATGTACACATTTGAAGACAAAAAAGGACGCAGCATCACACTTCGCCCAGAGGGAACGGCTTCAACAGTACGTTCTTATGTTGAAAATAAACTATTTGCACAGCCGGCGCAGCCAACAAAGCTGTATTACATTGGACCAATGTTCCGCTATGAGCGTCCACAAACGGGAAGATATCGTCAATTTTATCAATTTGGAATTGAAGCGATCGGTTCAAAGGATCCAGCCATTGATGCAGAAGTCATTTCACTTGCGATGAGTGTTTATGAGAAAGCAGGTCTTTCTAACTTAAAGCTCGTCATTAACAGCCTTGGTGACAAAGAGAGCCGAGCAGATTACCGCAAAGCACTTGTCGAGCACTTTGAGCCAAGAATTGATGAATTCTGTCATGACTGCCAAATTCGTTTACATCAAAATCCATTACGTATTCTTGATTGTAAAAAGGATCGTGACCATGAGCTGATGGAAACGGCTCCATCCATTCAGGATTACTTAAATGAAGAATCACGGACTTATTTTGAAAAAGTCAAACAATACTTAACAGATGTAGGCATTGACTATGTCGTCGATCCAAACTTAGTGCGCGGTCTTGATTACTACAATCACACGGCATTTGAGATCATGAGTAATGCTGAAGGCTTTGGCGCCATTACAACATTAGCCGGCGGCGGCCGTTATGATGGACTTGTTGAAGGAATTGGCGGTCCTGAATCACCAGGCATCGGTTTTGCTATGAGTATTGAGCGTTTCCTATCCGCCATTGATGCAGAAAATATTGAGCTGCCGTTACAAGATGGCATTGATCTATACATTGCTGCACTAGGAGATCAAGCAAAAGATTATGCTGTTTCATTGTTGAACCGCCTGAGAAAAGAAGGCATTTCAAGTGAAATGGATTATACAGGGAAGAAACTTAAAGCACAATTTAAATCGGCAGATCGCCTGAAAGCCAAGTTTATTGCCGTTCTTGGTGAAGATGAACTGGCGCAGCAAATTGTGAATGTGAAAGATACGACAACGGGTGAACAAATTGAAGTGAAGCTTGATGAGCTGATTCAAATGATGAAAGCCCACCAGAAAGCGTAA
- a CDS encoding replication-associated recombination protein A: MKPLAYRMRPSHIGDIIGQEHLVGEGQIIRRMVEAKHLSSMILYGPPGIGKTSIATAIAGSTSIAFRTLNAVIHNKKDMEAVAAEAKMSGQVILILDEVHRLDKGKQDFLLPYLENGMIILIGATTANPYHAINPAIRSRTQIFELKPLETEQIKTALTRALQDEHRGLGGYSVTVHDEAMNHFASGCGGDVRSALNALELAVLSTKADDTGHIFITLAAAEECLQKKSFSHDKNGDAHYDVLSAFQKSIRGSDADAALHYLARLIEAGDLESISRRLLVMAYEDIGLASPQAGPRVLSAVQTAERVGFPEARIPLANAVIELCLSPKSNSAYKAIDAALHDIRTGKIGEVPVHLKDAHYKGATALGRGVDYLYPHDYDNGWVKQQYLPDPLKNKQYYEPKQTGKFEGALKQVYENLKRQK; the protein is encoded by the coding sequence ATGAAACCTTTAGCTTATCGGATGCGCCCAAGCCATATTGGAGATATCATTGGGCAGGAGCATCTCGTTGGAGAAGGTCAAATTATTAGACGGATGGTCGAGGCGAAACATTTATCCTCGATGATTTTATACGGACCGCCGGGCATCGGCAAAACATCAATTGCGACTGCGATCGCCGGGAGTACAAGCATTGCTTTCCGGACATTGAATGCGGTCATTCATAACAAAAAAGATATGGAAGCTGTCGCCGCTGAAGCGAAAATGAGCGGGCAGGTGATTCTCATTTTAGACGAAGTCCACAGGCTGGATAAAGGAAAACAGGATTTCCTTCTTCCTTATTTAGAAAATGGCATGATTATTTTAATTGGCGCCACCACAGCCAACCCCTATCATGCGATCAATCCTGCCATCCGAAGCCGGACACAAATATTTGAGCTGAAGCCGCTTGAAACAGAGCAAATCAAAACCGCGTTAACAAGGGCATTACAGGATGAACATCGCGGGCTTGGCGGCTATTCGGTGACGGTCCATGATGAGGCAATGAATCACTTTGCTAGTGGATGCGGAGGAGATGTACGCTCTGCTTTAAACGCGTTAGAACTAGCGGTCTTATCGACAAAAGCAGATGACACTGGACACATCTTCATCACACTTGCCGCAGCAGAAGAATGTTTACAAAAAAAGAGCTTCTCGCATGATAAAAACGGTGATGCTCATTATGATGTCCTGTCAGCTTTTCAAAAATCCATCAGAGGATCTGACGCAGATGCGGCGCTGCATTATCTTGCCAGACTGATTGAAGCAGGAGACCTTGAAAGCATTTCAAGAAGATTACTCGTGATGGCTTACGAGGATATTGGCTTAGCCAGTCCACAGGCAGGCCCCCGCGTATTAAGTGCTGTCCAAACAGCAGAGAGGGTCGGCTTCCCCGAAGCCCGTATTCCGCTGGCCAATGCCGTCATCGAGCTCTGCCTCTCTCCAAAATCAAACTCGGCTTATAAGGCGATTGATGCGGCGCTGCATGACATTCGTACAGGGAAAATCGGTGAAGTCCCTGTTCATTTAAAAGATGCTCACTATAAAGGGGCCACAGCACTCGGAAGAGGCGTCGATTATTTATATCCACACGATTATGACAACGGCTGGGTGAAGCAGCAATATTTACCTGACCCGCTTAAAAACAAGCAATATTATGAACCGAAGCAAACAGGGAAATTTGAAGGTGCACTGAAGCAGGTCTATGAGAATTTAAAACGACAAAAATAA
- a CDS encoding SH3 domain-containing protein: MMMLLTCFVLIASTWPMTHVTAQTDQAVVATDEINVRTGPGLSYGIAAVVKRGESYPILTQQGEWVQIGLSNGQKGWVVSWLITTSSDKQKTAKPKTQGQSAEGSSTITSTASDLRIRTGPGTSYQVIGTFPQGASAKRLETSGEWTKISYKQAKGWVHSDYISGRQKAAQSSSGEASRSKQTGTVGVSSLNVRQSAAPNAQVVASLARNTQITILREQNGWYEIEAKGAKGWVASYYIVTSQGASSAREKSSSSSATQQKAYIVYDGTNIRKSASTSAAIAERAAKGAAYQIVRTQGDWYEVTLSNGGTGYVASWVVQTKKNSGEAPRPQQDSSSGTGSLKGKTIVIDPGHGGKDSGTIGADGAFEKNITIKTANLLAGKLRSSGANVYLTRSDDTFISLQSRVATSHYRNADAFISLHYDSFMDPSVRGSTAYYYQASKDQNLATSVHTEVAKRSQIPDKGVKFGDYFVLRENKRPSLLYELGYLSNPQEEAIIYSASYQERVTEGMTEGLKQYFR; the protein is encoded by the coding sequence ATGATGATGCTACTCACTTGTTTTGTTCTCATTGCCAGTACTTGGCCTATGACACATGTTACTGCTCAAACAGATCAAGCTGTGGTCGCAACAGATGAAATCAATGTGCGAACGGGTCCTGGTTTAAGTTATGGGATCGCAGCTGTTGTGAAACGCGGGGAAAGCTATCCAATTCTTACTCAACAAGGGGAATGGGTGCAGATCGGGCTGTCGAACGGACAAAAAGGCTGGGTCGTCTCATGGCTGATCACCACATCATCTGACAAGCAAAAGACCGCTAAGCCAAAGACACAAGGTCAAAGCGCTGAAGGAAGCAGTACGATCACATCGACAGCCTCCGATCTTCGCATCCGGACAGGCCCTGGGACTTCCTATCAAGTCATTGGGACTTTTCCGCAAGGCGCTTCTGCTAAAAGATTAGAGACAAGCGGCGAATGGACAAAAATTTCGTATAAACAGGCGAAAGGCTGGGTCCACTCTGATTATATTTCCGGCAGGCAAAAAGCCGCTCAATCAAGCTCAGGCGAGGCCTCTCGTTCTAAACAGACAGGCACAGTCGGCGTATCCAGCTTGAACGTTCGACAATCGGCAGCACCGAATGCACAGGTGGTGGCTTCACTTGCCCGCAACACACAAATCACCATTTTAAGAGAGCAAAATGGCTGGTATGAAATCGAGGCCAAAGGGGCAAAAGGCTGGGTTGCCAGCTATTACATTGTCACAAGCCAAGGAGCAAGTTCGGCGCGTGAAAAGAGTTCGTCCTCTTCGGCTACTCAGCAGAAAGCGTATATTGTCTATGATGGCACCAACATTAGAAAAAGCGCTTCAACCTCTGCTGCAATTGCAGAAAGAGCAGCAAAAGGAGCGGCTTATCAAATTGTTCGAACGCAAGGTGACTGGTATGAAGTGACACTATCAAACGGCGGAACAGGATATGTAGCGAGCTGGGTCGTTCAAACGAAGAAAAATAGCGGCGAAGCGCCAAGACCTCAGCAGGATTCATCGTCTGGAACTGGGTCGTTAAAAGGAAAAACAATTGTTATTGATCCTGGTCATGGCGGAAAAGACAGCGGCACGATTGGCGCAGATGGTGCATTCGAAAAAAATATCACCATCAAAACCGCCAATTTACTGGCAGGCAAACTAAGGTCTTCTGGTGCAAATGTCTATTTAACAAGAAGTGATGATACCTTTATCAGCCTTCAATCGAGGGTGGCGACATCTCATTACCGCAATGCAGATGCTTTCATTAGTCTTCATTATGATAGTTTTATGGATCCAAGTGTCAGAGGAAGTACAGCGTATTATTATCAAGCATCGAAGGATCAAAATCTGGCGACAAGCGTTCATACTGAAGTCGCAAAGCGCTCACAAATCCCGGATAAGGGTGTGAAATTCGGAGATTATTTTGTATTAAGAGAAAATAAACGCCCTTCCCTTTTATATGAACTCGGCTATTTAAGCAATCCTCAGGAGGAAGCGATCATTTATAGCGCTTCCTACCAAGAACGAGTCACAGAAGGGATGACAGAAGGGTTAAAACAATATTTCCGTTAG
- the mnmA gene encoding tRNA 2-thiouridine(34) synthase MnmA encodes MTKRPEDTRVVVGMSGGVDSSVAALMLKEQGYDVIGIFMKNWDDTDENGVCTATEDYEDVIRVCNQIGIPYYAVNFEKQYWDKVFQYFLDEYKAGRTPNPDVMCNKEIKFKAFLEHALSLGADYLATGHYARVDRTGDEVKMLRGLDANKDQTYFLNQLTQEQLDKVMFPIGDLEKKRVRELAKEAELATATKKDSTGICFIGERNFKTFLSQYLPAQPGVMQTMDGEVKGEHDGLMYYTIGQRQGLGIGGSGDPWFVVGKDLEQNVLFVEQGFHNPLLYSESISAVNISWTRPHIVDENGELTCTAKFRYRQEDHHVKVKMTGEQEAMVIFEEPVRAVTPGQAVVFYDGEECLGGGTIDDVFKDGQKLSYV; translated from the coding sequence ATGACAAAAAGACCAGAAGACACAAGAGTTGTGGTCGGTATGTCCGGAGGAGTCGATTCATCAGTTGCTGCTCTTATGTTAAAGGAGCAAGGCTATGATGTAATCGGCATATTTATGAAAAACTGGGATGACACAGATGAAAATGGTGTATGTACAGCAACGGAGGACTATGAGGATGTCATTCGCGTTTGTAACCAAATTGGAATCCCTTATTATGCAGTGAATTTCGAGAAGCAATATTGGGACAAAGTGTTTCAATATTTCCTTGATGAATATAAAGCGGGCAGAACGCCAAACCCAGATGTCATGTGTAACAAAGAAATTAAGTTCAAAGCATTTCTTGAGCATGCATTGTCACTCGGTGCAGATTATTTAGCAACAGGCCACTATGCCCGTGTCGATAGAACTGGCGATGAAGTCAAAATGCTAAGAGGTCTTGATGCAAATAAAGACCAAACCTATTTCTTAAATCAGCTGACTCAAGAACAGCTTGATAAAGTGATGTTCCCAATCGGTGATTTGGAGAAGAAAAGGGTTCGTGAATTAGCAAAAGAAGCAGAGCTCGCTACAGCAACAAAAAAAGATTCAACTGGCATTTGCTTTATTGGGGAAAGAAACTTCAAAACGTTCCTCAGCCAATATTTGCCTGCACAGCCTGGCGTGATGCAGACGATGGACGGAGAAGTAAAAGGTGAACATGATGGACTGATGTATTACACGATCGGTCAGCGCCAAGGACTTGGCATTGGCGGAAGCGGTGATCCTTGGTTCGTCGTCGGGAAGGACTTGGAGCAAAATGTATTGTTTGTAGAACAAGGCTTCCACAATCCCCTTTTATATTCTGAAAGTATTTCAGCCGTTAATATAAGCTGGACTCGTCCTCATATTGTTGACGAAAACGGTGAATTAACATGCACAGCAAAATTCAGATACCGTCAAGAAGATCATCATGTGAAAGTCAAAATGACAGGTGAGCAAGAAGCGATGGTCATCTTTGAAGAACCCGTTCGTGCTGTCACCCCAGGACAAGCGGTTGTTTTTTATGATGGTGAAGAATGTCTTGGCGGCGGTACAATTGACGATGTCTTTAAAGACGGTCAAAAGCTGTCGTATGTGTAA
- a CDS encoding tRNA threonylcarbamoyladenosine dehydratase has translation MLHQFSRNELAIGKEGLDILKNSTVAVLGVGGVGSFAVEALARSGVGRIVLVDKDDIDITNVNRQLPALLSTVGQPKVDLMQARIADINPECEVVALKMFYTEETYEQFFEYPLDYVIDASDTIHYKIHLMKECLNRNVNIISSMGAANKTDPTRFKIDDISKTHTDPIAKVVRTRLRKEGIRKGIEVIFSDESPIVIREDVRKEVGNDEAKIRKAQMPPSSNAFVPSVAGLIMGGHVIMKLLKDIPITRVKDK, from the coding sequence TTGTTACATCAGTTTTCAAGAAACGAGCTTGCCATTGGCAAGGAAGGCTTAGATATATTAAAAAACAGTACAGTTGCAGTGCTTGGAGTGGGCGGCGTTGGTTCATTTGCAGTAGAGGCACTCGCTCGTTCAGGCGTTGGCCGTATTGTTCTTGTTGATAAAGATGATATTGATATTACAAATGTGAATCGCCAGCTGCCGGCATTACTTTCAACGGTTGGTCAGCCAAAGGTTGACTTAATGCAGGCGAGAATCGCTGATATTAACCCAGAATGTGAAGTTGTTGCCTTAAAGATGTTTTATACAGAGGAAACATACGAGCAATTTTTTGAGTATCCACTTGATTATGTCATTGATGCGTCAGATACCATTCACTATAAAATTCATTTAATGAAAGAATGTTTAAACCGCAATGTGAACATCATTTCGAGTATGGGTGCTGCAAACAAAACAGATCCGACACGCTTCAAAATTGATGATATATCAAAAACACATACGGACCCTATTGCAAAAGTCGTGAGAACACGTCTGCGCAAGGAAGGCATTCGTAAGGGGATTGAAGTCATTTTCTCTGATGAAAGTCCAATTGTCATACGTGAAGATGTCAGAAAAGAAGTTGGAAATGATGAAGCGAAGATTCGTAAGGCGCAAATGCCGCCGTCATCCAATGCATTTGTCCCATCTGTTGCCGGGCTGATCATGGGTGGTCATGTCATTATGAAGCTTTTAAAAGATATTCCGATTACACGTGTGAAAGATAAATAA
- a CDS encoding YrzK family protein has protein sequence MRLSRKLGRVQYNGHRDIDRWQHDEMDQPGFLEETASEYGCTSKEELEKKKRQGKG, from the coding sequence ATGAGATTAAGCAGAAAATTAGGACGAGTGCAATATAATGGACATCGTGATATTGATCGCTGGCAGCACGACGAAATGGATCAACCAGGCTTCCTTGAAGAAACGGCATCTGAATATGGATGTACGTCAAAAGAAGAGCTGGAAAAGAAAAAGAGGCAAGGCAAGGGTTGA
- the aspS gene encoding aspartate--tRNA ligase, with amino-acid sequence MFGRTFYCGEVTEDQIGQTVVLKGWVQKRRDLGGLIFIDLRDRTGIVQAVFNPDLSKEALETAESIRNEYVLDIKGTVVAREEATINPNLKTGKIEIQVETVTVLNEAKTPPFVISDQADEVSEDVRLKYRYLDLRRPAMFETMKMRHEVTKAFRHFLDDNGFLDIETPILTKSTPEGARDYLVPSRVHEGEFYALPQSPQLFKQLLMVSGMDRYYQIARCFRDEDLRADRQPEFTQVDIEMSFMSQEDIMTLAEEMMSKVMKDVKGVELTLPLPRMTYDEAMNSYGSDKPDTRFEMKLVNISDTVKDSDFKVFSGAVKNGGAVKAMNVKGAAANYSRKDIDALGAFAANYGAKGLAWLKAEGTELKGPIAKFFDEAKQAELKDQLQVEEGDLLLFVADKTSVVHDALGALRLKLGKELELIDESAFNFLWVVDWPLLEKDEEEGRFYAAHHPFTMPVRDDLELMETSPEDMKAQAYDLVLNGYELGGGSIRIFEKDIQEKMFGLLGFSKEEAYDQFGFLLDAFEHGVPPHGGIALGLDRLVMLLAGRSNLRDTIAFPKTASASCVLTDAPGHVSEAQLDELSLAIKTKVKQ; translated from the coding sequence GTGTTTGGTAGAACTTTTTATTGTGGAGAAGTAACAGAAGACCAAATCGGTCAAACCGTTGTATTAAAAGGATGGGTACAAAAACGACGTGACCTTGGCGGATTAATCTTTATTGATCTGCGTGACCGTACAGGCATTGTACAAGCTGTCTTCAATCCAGACCTATCAAAAGAGGCGCTTGAGACAGCAGAATCGATTCGTAATGAATATGTTCTTGATATTAAAGGAACGGTTGTCGCAAGAGAGGAAGCAACAATCAATCCAAATTTAAAAACTGGTAAAATTGAAATTCAAGTCGAAACGGTCACAGTTTTAAACGAAGCAAAGACCCCTCCTTTTGTGATTTCAGATCAAGCGGACGAGGTATCAGAAGATGTGCGCTTAAAATACCGTTACCTAGATCTTCGCCGTCCTGCGATGTTTGAAACGATGAAAATGCGACATGAAGTAACAAAAGCATTCCGCCATTTCTTAGATGACAACGGCTTTCTAGATATTGAAACACCGATTTTAACAAAAAGTACGCCAGAGGGTGCGCGTGACTATCTTGTTCCAAGCCGTGTACACGAGGGAGAATTCTATGCCTTGCCTCAGTCTCCGCAATTATTTAAACAATTGCTGATGGTCTCAGGGATGGATCGTTATTATCAAATTGCTCGCTGCTTTAGAGATGAAGACTTGCGTGCTGACCGCCAGCCGGAATTCACACAAGTCGATATTGAAATGTCCTTTATGAGTCAAGAGGACATCATGACGCTTGCTGAAGAGATGATGTCAAAGGTGATGAAAGATGTCAAAGGTGTTGAGCTTACATTGCCATTACCACGTATGACATACGATGAAGCAATGAATTCTTATGGATCTGATAAACCAGATACACGTTTTGAGATGAAGCTTGTCAACATTTCAGACACCGTAAAAGACTCTGATTTCAAAGTCTTTAGCGGAGCTGTGAAAAATGGCGGAGCTGTCAAAGCCATGAATGTAAAAGGGGCTGCAGCCAACTACTCTAGAAAAGACATCGATGCACTTGGTGCATTTGCAGCCAACTACGGTGCAAAAGGTCTTGCTTGGCTAAAGGCTGAAGGGACAGAATTAAAAGGACCAATAGCTAAATTCTTTGATGAAGCAAAGCAAGCAGAATTAAAGGATCAGCTGCAAGTGGAAGAAGGCGACCTTTTACTCTTTGTTGCAGATAAGACATCTGTTGTCCATGATGCGCTTGGAGCACTTCGTCTAAAACTTGGCAAAGAGCTTGAACTCATTGATGAGTCTGCCTTCAATTTCTTATGGGTTGTCGATTGGCCGCTGCTTGAAAAAGATGAAGAAGAAGGCCGCTTCTATGCTGCCCATCATCCTTTCACTATGCCAGTTCGCGATGATCTTGAATTAATGGAAACAAGCCCAGAAGACATGAAGGCGCAGGCTTACGATCTTGTGCTCAATGGCTATGAGCTTGGCGGAGGTTCTATTCGTATTTTCGAAAAGGACATTCAAGAAAAAATGTTTGGTTTACTTGGCTTTTCGAAAGAAGAAGCTTACGATCAGTTCGGCTTCCTTCTGGATGCGTTTGAGCATGGTGTTCCTCCGCACGGCGGAATCGCGCTTGGTCTTGACCGCTTAGTGATGCTGCTTGCAGGCCGATCTAACCTAAGGGATACGATCGCGTTCCCGAAAACCGCAAGTGCCAGCTGCGTTCTCACAGATGCTCCTGGCCATGTAAGCGAAGCGCAGCTTGATGAGCTGAGTTTAGCCATTAAAACAAAAGTAAAACAGTAA
- the cymR gene encoding cysteine metabolism transcriptional regulator CymR, with translation MKISTKGRYGLTIMIELAKKHGEGPTSLKSIAQNNNLSEHYLEQLVSPLRNARLVKSIRGAYGGYVLAHEPNEITAGDIIRVLEGPISPVEVIENEEPAKRELWIRIRDAVKDVLDNTTLEDLASYTDDGDQDAYMFYI, from the coding sequence TTGAAAATTTCAACTAAAGGCAGATATGGTCTGACGATCATGATCGAATTAGCCAAAAAACATGGCGAAGGCCCTACATCATTAAAATCAATCGCTCAAAACAATAATTTGTCTGAGCATTATTTAGAGCAGCTTGTATCACCGCTTCGCAATGCCCGTCTTGTGAAAAGTATCCGCGGGGCATATGGGGGTTATGTTCTTGCCCATGAACCAAACGAGATCACAGCCGGTGATATTATTCGTGTATTAGAAGGACCTATTAGTCCTGTCGAAGTCATCGAAAACGAAGAACCAGCAAAGCGTGAACTTTGGATTCGTATTCGTGATGCAGTAAAAGACGTACTGGACAATACAACTCTTGAAGACTTGGCAAGCTATACAGATGACGGGGATCAAGACGCGTATATGTTCTATATTTAG
- a CDS encoding cysteine desulfurase family protein, whose protein sequence is MERIYLDHAATTPMDQRIVDKMMPYFTEIFGNPSSIHSYGREARKWLDEAREVIAGELHCKPQEIILTSGGTEADNLAITGVAMARQHEGKHIITAKTEHHAVLHTCERLEKLGFEVTYLDVDHTGLIQLDQLKQTLRDDTILVTIMYGNNETGVIQPIKDIGELLKDHAAHFHTDAVQAFGTIPIDVADLHIDLLSASGHKLNGPMGTGFLYVNERVKLSPQSFGGEQERKRRAGTENVAGIVGLAEAVQLTKQNRREKAIHYGKLKETMLQVFEEESLDFSINGHPKETLPHILNVHFPGVSIESLLVNLDMEGIAVSSGSACTAGSVLPSHVLSAMYGEEAKELTSSVRISFGLGNEEDHVKQAAHKIAAVVKRLAK, encoded by the coding sequence ATGGAACGAATCTATTTAGATCATGCGGCCACAACGCCTATGGATCAGCGTATTGTGGACAAGATGATGCCTTACTTTACAGAGATATTTGGCAATCCCTCTAGTATTCATTCATATGGGCGCGAGGCAAGAAAGTGGCTCGATGAAGCAAGAGAAGTCATTGCAGGAGAATTACACTGTAAACCGCAGGAGATCATCCTCACAAGTGGAGGAACAGAGGCGGACAACCTTGCCATCACAGGTGTTGCAATGGCAAGGCAGCATGAAGGCAAACATATCATCACAGCGAAAACAGAGCATCATGCGGTGCTGCATACATGTGAACGCTTAGAGAAGCTTGGATTTGAAGTGACGTATTTAGACGTTGATCACACTGGATTGATTCAACTTGATCAATTAAAACAAACGCTCAGAGATGATACGATTCTTGTCACCATCATGTACGGCAATAATGAAACAGGTGTGATTCAGCCGATCAAAGACATTGGCGAACTTCTAAAAGATCACGCTGCTCATTTTCATACAGATGCGGTGCAGGCGTTTGGCACAATACCAATTGATGTAGCAGATCTTCATATCGATCTCTTATCTGCTTCTGGCCATAAGCTAAATGGTCCGATGGGAACAGGCTTTTTATATGTCAACGAACGCGTGAAACTTTCTCCGCAGTCATTTGGAGGAGAACAAGAAAGAAAACGCCGTGCTGGTACTGAAAATGTGGCAGGAATCGTGGGACTTGCAGAAGCTGTTCAATTAACAAAGCAAAATAGAAGAGAAAAAGCAATACATTATGGTAAGCTCAAAGAAACCATGCTGCAAGTATTCGAAGAGGAATCACTAGATTTCTCTATCAATGGACATCCAAAAGAGACATTGCCGCACATTTTAAATGTTCATTTCCCGGGCGTCTCCATTGAATCGTTACTTGTAAATTTAGATATGGAAGGGATTGCTGTTTCAAGCGGATCTGCATGTACGGCTGGATCTGTCCTTCCTTCGCACGTTTTAAGCGCCATGTATGGCGAAGAAGCAAAAGAACTGACGTCCTCAGTCAGAATAAGCTTCGGTCTTGGAAATGAAGAGGATCATGTGAAGCAGGCGGCGCACAAAATAGCGGCTGTTGTTAAACGCCTAGCCAAATAA
- the dtd gene encoding D-aminoacyl-tRNA deacylase — translation MRLVVQRVTNASVKVEDEITGAINEGYMVLVGVTHEDTEEDVLYLAEKLAHLRIFEDENGKMNRSLLDVKGSVLSVSQFTLYGDTRKGRRPNFMKAAKPDVANSLYECFNATLREKGIRVETGRFGAMMDVSLTNSGPVTIWMDSKE, via the coding sequence ATGAGGCTTGTTGTGCAGCGTGTGACAAATGCATCTGTGAAGGTAGAAGATGAGATCACAGGTGCCATCAATGAAGGATACATGGTGCTCGTTGGTGTCACACATGAAGATACAGAAGAAGATGTGCTGTACTTAGCTGAAAAGCTTGCACATTTACGTATTTTTGAAGATGAAAACGGGAAAATGAATCGTTCATTATTGGATGTAAAAGGAAGCGTCCTGTCTGTGTCTCAATTTACCCTTTATGGTGATACGAGAAAGGGCAGACGGCCGAATTTTATGAAAGCCGCCAAGCCGGACGTGGCAAACTCACTTTACGAATGTTTCAATGCAACCCTTAGAGAAAAAGGCATCCGTGTAGAAACTGGCCGTTTTGGGGCGATGATGGACGTGTCATTGACCAATTCAGGGCCTGTCACCATCTGGATGGATAGCAAAGAATAG